aattctaAGAGGTCAGAACCCATCAAGTTATTCAGTGCCTGTGCACCTTGTTTTCCCGATCACGTCGTTTTAGCTCCTCTTTGTAACAGTAAGAACAGAAATTATCAGTCTCAGGGCGTCCATAGAAAGAACAGTTCTCTTTCTTACACCTGCTCTGGTGTAGGGAATATATAGGGCAGCCAGTACTCCTGCCTCTACTGTTTTTATCATTGTTCAACCACGTTTGAGGAGACTCCTCATCAGCATACTCTAAGCAGTCTCTAATGTCAGTAGAGTTAAAACCATTTGTGTATGTCTGAGATTTATGCTCTGTAGGTTTCTCATATGAGAGGGACTCTACTGTGTTCACTGTGCGAATTCCCGTTAACCTAGCTGGGCTATAGCTCTGTGAGGACAATGAACGGTTCTGTTGGGGATATGTTGCACAAGTTTTTAAAGAGCCAACAACTGGCTTGTAAGGATCATCTTGGAAGCTCGATGACTTGGAGTTGACATCATGTAGATGGATAACACTTTGCCTTTGGACTGGTGGTGTATGGCTATAATGCGCAGACACTGGCACGGGACCACATTTTTTAGCACCATTGCTGGGGGAAGGATAAGAAGCAGGTGTGGGACTAGAACGATCCTTTAATTTTAGAACTAGTGGTGTTGtatggctttgaggcaagactggTGATGCCCGGTCCTGAGGAGAGGTGTCCAATTTCTCTTTCACAAACCCCTCCTGGTCAAGCTTTCTACAGGAAGACCCATTTAGGACCGCTTTCTTTTCAGCTTCCTTTCTCTTCTGCTCCTGTTCAGCGTTAAACCGTTCCTGGGCACTGGTCAAGTAAAAGCCAATCATCTCCTCGTGAAACTGATGACGGTGACTTGTAAGGAGAAGGCCTGCAAAGATGAACTTGCGTTCCCCTTGCATGGCAGCTCTCAATATATTAAGGCTGAGTTTGACATCTGTGCTATATTTCCAGGGGTCTGACTTACTGTCTAACAGTGTTTTATTTGCAAGTTTTTCAATTGGGGAAATGCTAGCTTTATCCGTGGGTGATGGAGTTGTTTTCTCTGAAGGTGATGTGCTAGCAGACTGACCTGATTCTTCTTTGCTCCCTTTCCGAGATTTTGATTTCTTGGACTTCTCGGTGGAATCTCCATTTTTGCCATTGCTTGAATTAGCTCTGCTAATTTTTCCATGCACTAAGCCGCCAAGACCCCCCATGTTCTTTTTAAGCTTAATGCCTAAAGTTTTACTGAGGCTTCCTAGTTTGTTTGCCACAGAATCAGTTCTATTCTTTTCCTTCTCCTTCCTCTGTTTctccttttctttctctttccCATTTTTTCCATTGTTGACATTGGAATTACTGCAGACTGACTCCCGATCTGAGTCCACAGAGTCTGCCAGTGATTGAACATCCTCTCCTGCAGATGCTGTTGGAGATTCAGGCTGGGCCAAAGGAGCCTAAGTAAAAGGAAAAAACCTGTTAGCAACAGATATTGCTACTCTCTTGGCAGTGCGAGAAGCTTATGTTTTCACATGTCATATTGTATAAGCTGAAGACTGCAAAATTGGACAGATCTAAACATGTTAATTTGTTTAAATATCTAAAGTAGGGATGTCGAGCATGAATACAAAGTGTGCCAAGTAGTGGGCCAAgtagtgggccaacctcaatgtctagtggccacctctcttccTTATAAAGTTGACTGGTGTCTTATGCACCCCCTtccttccatcccctatacatttccctgatgTTTAATGGTCCGCTATCCCCGATACAGTTTCCTTGTATCTAGTGGTCCCCttctctctcctatacagttccctggtgtctagtggcttccttctctctcctatacagttccctggtgtctagtggcccacttccctctcctatacagttccctggtgtctagtggcccccttccctctcatatacagttccctggtatcaagtgctgcccccctcccccatatggcttccatgGTGATTTAgcgcttaccctccaatatagcttctctggtggtctagatttggccaaacataatgaaaagtggggaaaccacctgagggccaagaaTGATGGCTTTGAGGGCcatatttggcccacgggccggagtttgacaagtATGGTCTAGAGTGTGGGAATCAGCGGGACTGGCAATTTATATAGTTGCCTGACATTTATGTCAACTTTTGGGTGTACTAAAGCTAAATACACACAGATTACACATGCATACAGATTACAGTTAAGTGGTTGTATAGGAATGATTACGCCATGCGTAAATGTTGTGATGCGCAATGATATTGTACATACTGTAATGCCACAATTGTTCACAGGCTGTAGAGATAAGGCTGTCTTATGAATGCATGTCCAAACATGATATATGCTGACATTCATTTAAAGCTCATGTAGAGCAGTAGTGCATACCTGCTTGCGCCATTGATCGCTTGTCATATAACTATATTTGTATGTACGGTCTCACATGAGAGATAAATGCCCAAACGGATACGCCAAGATAGATCATTCATTGGGCTGTTTTCCATTAAACTGCCTTATAATTGGTTGTGGATTGTTTAGTTCCAATTACTTTTATCTAGCATTTATACaagccttaacctccctagcggtattgacagatatacatgtcaatacaaaacatgctgtgaacagtattgatgtgcatacacgttaatactctcctgcactgtatactagacccttgcttgacacattttggcaagttacaggaaaaaaatgattatgaaaattaattagatcactttttgcacagaaatcctgggaaattgaacgctagggagttaaagaaaaccagagatctCAAAAAaccaaagttttatacatacctggggctttctccagccccatgtgcacggatcgttcccacgccgccgtcctccgctgcctgcagctctggtatcgGGTCCTGTCAGTcatggccagtctgcacaagagaagggTGCACTTacttttgcgcagactggccgcgactcacAGAACTGGTACAGTCTAAGACAAAATAAGAAAATTGTAAAATCTTATCATCCAGAGCcctttatggcttttttttttgcaatatgttCATCAGTTTGATGTAAGTCATAAAGTGCTCTAGCTCTGGTCCGACTTTCAGCAATAATGTGGACACTATCAGCAAAGGTTTATCCTAGAGTTTGCCAAGCTACTTTGTGGAAAGAGGTAACCCTAGTTTGGCAGATAGAAAACGGCATGCTTTGCACCAAAGCCATAAATAAAATCCTTTAGAAGTGTCAGATCCCCTCTAACACCCCCCTCTGAGAAAGCCAAGAGGGAACTTGTAGTGGGCGGATTAATCATAGGTGGCTTACCCGTGTCTCAGACGGTATCCGTATCCAGGTTACATTCATATAGCTGTGCAGGAGATTCAGTTTGGCCTCCAGGGACAGAATCAGACTATCAAAGAAACAAAGGAACAGCAGGAAACATTATACAAATTATAGCATGTTCTAATCATGAAAGAAAATAACTAAGCGATTACAATGCCCTATCTTAATAGAGGAGAACTATTTTCTGAAAAGCTGCCAACAGCCATATTCTTTATCTAATTGTTCCAGGATAGGATGCAGAAAATAGTAACCTGACTGTTTTCTATTGGCAGCCATCATTTGTTCAGGTTTCATAATTCAGCTCCAGTGAAAAGGATGCAGAGAGTCATGTAAACTCATTTGGAAAcagactatggcccatatgcaattcattttttctccttagatttctccaaggtgatattttcaccctTTGTCAATAAAAGTattaaccaccagcaagcaagaaaatacaatcattttgatagtacttttcatctactttttggtgctttttcattAGTATAGTGCTGAACAGTTTTTTTAAAGATAAGGTAAAAAATTATCTttcaggagaaaactgaggagaaaaaggttaattgaataaggaccagtaTATGTCTGTAAATGGatgacatattattattatttatatggcgccgacatattacacagcgctgtacagtgtatatgtatatcttgtcactaactgtccctcaaagaagctcacaatctaatccctaccattgccatatgtctatattatgtagtgtaagtactgtagtctagggccaattttagggggagccaaattaacttatccgtatgtttttggaatgtgggaggaaactggagtgcccggaggaaacccacgcagagacggagagaacatacaaactctttgcagatagtgccctggctgggatacgaaccagggactcagcgctgcaaggcgagagagctaaccactacgcccacTACATTGACGTCAGGTGTACTATGGTGGACATCCTGCCTTTCAATCACCTGTGTACGAAGTGGAGAAACCGCTCATGTCTACACTGGACCTGGACAGTGCTTGACCTAGGACAGCCAGGCCTGTAACAACAGTGAGaaaaaggaaggtccgcactatgtccaaaaatataaaatatttattgtGGCTGTATCCATTAAAAATGACAGATGATCATGACAGGCTTGTCGTGACCATCGGTCATTTATAAAGGATATGTGCAGACCTTCCCTTTACTCACTTTCAATCACCTGTAAGATGAACTGGACAGTGGACAATAAGCAGAAACACAACCTCTAAGTCAAATCAAAACTGCAATATAATTGACTtcatatttaattcactttttctctcaagttttctccttggaggctatttttttatcttctgtttaaaataacgtttcagcactctgcaattgaaaaaaagtatcaaaaagtaggtgaaaaagtactgacaaaattagtcagagtattttcttgcttgctggttgcttaaaaggcattttattgataaggtgtggaatgtcacctaggagaaaacttaggagaaaaagtgaattgaataaggaccattaTGTAGGCTCCTGGAATTTTTATATTTGTTATGTACTATAATGCTGCAGCAGCTTTGTATATCAACCAAGGTGTCATTTTCTGGCTCACTGTTAACCTTTGTCAATATACAGTAAGCTATGCATATGAAAAAGAGATTATACTGCTGTATTCAGTTTCTCGCACAGACATCCAGATACACTGAAACATGTCCGCCTGCCTTTGCTTTACTCCCTGTGGACCATAAGGAAAGGTGAACAATACTGGATTCATTTCCCAGTTCGGTATGTAAGTGGGTAGATGTGGTTATCCTGTAATTAACCATATGTGCAGATTCCTTACTTTTAGCACATTCTGTATAGGAGGAAGGGACTGCATCTGCTATATCTGCTCTTTGCTGTAAACACAGCTTACAGTATCTCTGTATGGTGTACCAAAGACATGCAACAACCAACAGCATGTCATCTGTGATTCTGCTAAATAAATCATATTCTGCTTTCATGAAATGTTTTCAAAGATAGATAGCACACAGGATGGGAACGTGAAGAAGGTTCTTGGACCAAAAGCTCTTTGAATTTCTTAAGTCAGTCAGTGCATACATGTCATCCTGATTCCAAACACTGTTCTTTAAAATGTTCAGTTTTAGTGATAGTATGTCCTTTTTTAGTGAATTTGTAATAAATTTTATTGGATTTGTTGATATTTACaacacatttaaagagaatctgtattgttaaaatcgcacaaaagtaaacataccagtgtgttaggggacatctcctattaccctctgacacaatttcgccgctcctcaccgcattaaaagtggttaaaaacagttttaaaaagtttgtttataaacaaacaaaatggccaccaaaacaggaagtgggttgatgtacagtatgtccacacatagaaaatacattcatacacaagcaggctgtatacagccttccttttgaatctcaagagatcatttgtgtgtttctttccccctgcagctatcttccactgaagtgtcaggctgtttcttcctgcagagtgcagacagctctgctcgtatgtatttcctcagtatgtgaaagcccagccagctcagaggaggatttatcc
This DNA window, taken from Hyperolius riggenbachi isolate aHypRig1 chromosome 3, aHypRig1.pri, whole genome shotgun sequence, encodes the following:
- the OTUD7A gene encoding OTU domain-containing protein 7A; translated protein: MTLDMDSVLSDFVRSTGAEPGLARDLLEGKNWDLTAALSDYEQLRQVHTANLPQVFNEGKYYKQQDREITQHINKNDRPNLQRQDDIAQEKRLSRGISHASSAIVSLARLHVANECSSDPFPLEMPIYTFQLPDLTVYSEDFRVFIERDLIEQSTMVALEQAGRLNWWSTTCSSCKRLLPLATTGDGNCLLHAASLGMWGFHDRDLVLRKALYTMMRSGAEREALKRRWRWQQTQQNKESGLVYTEDEWEREWNELLKLASSEPRTHFSKNGGSGGGVENAEDPVYESLEEFHVFVLAHILRRPIVVVADTMLRDSGGEAFAPIPFGGIYLPLEVPPNRCHCSPLVLAYDQAHFSALVSMEQKDQQREQAVIPLTDSEHRLLPLHFAVDPGKDWEWGKDDNDNIKLASLILSLEAKLNLLHSYMNVTWIRIPSETRAPLAQPESPTASAGEDVQSLADSVDSDRESVCSNSNVNNGKNGKEKEKEKQRKEKEKNRTDSVANKLGSLSKTLGIKLKKNMGGLGGLVHGKISRANSSNGKNGDSTEKSKKSKSRKGSKEESGQSASTSPSEKTTPSPTDKASISPIEKLANKTLLDSKSDPWKYSTDVKLSLNILRAAMQGERKFIFAGLLLTSHRHQFHEEMIGFYLTSAQERFNAEQEQKRKEAEKKAVLNGSSCRKLDQEGFVKEKLDTSPQDRASPVLPQSHTTPLVLKLKDRSSPTPASYPSPSNGAKKCGPVPVSAHYSHTPPVQRQSVIHLHDVNSKSSSFQDDPYKPVVGSLKTCATYPQQNRSLSSQSYSPARLTGIRTVNTVESLSYEKPTEHKSQTYTNGFNSTDIRDCLEYADEESPQTWLNNDKNSRGRSTGCPIYSLHQSRCKKENCSFYGRPETDNFCSYCYKEELKRRDRENKVHRH